Proteins encoded together in one Streptomyces sp. NBC_01216 window:
- a CDS encoding collagenase yields MRTALVRRGLGSVLPLALAGVMGVALLSQPAQARPDSPPAATTPVSSLASGAGEAVHPAPRAQQSSAARTGHVVEDRRKASQLPPLNADKSPLKRSYDRPDAPDADTGATRRAAPAAACDTADFTSRTGSELVSRIKASSVDCVNTLFGLTGTDAYLAFREAQMATVAYALRDGSAGYPGDESTGMPQLVLFLRAGYYVQWYHPDAVGQYGTGLRTAIRSGLDAFFGSPRSRDVTDANGRTLAEAVTLIDSAQENARYLYVVKRMLADYDATWDSSWWMLSAVNNVYTVTFRGHQAPGFVNAVESDPSVIDSLHRFAADHLALLGTSRSYLTSNAGRELGRFLQYASLRSRVRPLATGLLNQSAVTGPTAPLWVGVAEMADEYDKANCSSYGTCDLKQRLTDEVLTIRHTCGPGIRVLAQQMTSAELSASCASMLQQDAYFHQAARDDGPVADDHNTTIEVVVFDSSTDYQTYAGAIYDIDTNNGGMYLEGDPAATGNTPRFIAYEAEWLRPEFHVWNLNHEYTHYLDGRFTMYGDFAAGLTTPTIWWVEGFAEYISYSYRDVPYTAAMAEAGKGTYALSTLFDTTYSHDTTRVYRWGYLAVRYMLEHHRADMDKVLGYYRAGDWNAARAHLTGTIGTRYDSDWRTWLTGCAAGDCGGTPPDNQAPTADFTVAVRELTVTLTDRSTDTDGTIATRSWAFGDGTTSTQAAPTKTYAAAGTYTVTLTVTDDKGATATAGRSVTVADGVAECAGTDSRELGKNCRRSGLSATTGNYAYHYLYVPAGTTRLTITTSGGTGDADLYYSGTNWATTTHHTARATGSGNNHTLTVTNPPAGYHYVSLHAVTSFTGAGVTTAY; encoded by the coding sequence GTGAGAACCGCACTCGTCCGCCGAGGTCTGGGGTCCGTACTGCCCCTGGCCCTGGCCGGAGTGATGGGTGTCGCGCTGCTCTCGCAGCCGGCCCAGGCGCGACCGGATTCCCCGCCGGCGGCCACGACGCCGGTGTCCTCGCTGGCGTCCGGCGCCGGCGAGGCAGTCCACCCGGCGCCGCGGGCGCAGCAATCCTCCGCCGCGCGGACCGGCCATGTGGTCGAGGACCGCCGGAAAGCATCCCAGCTTCCCCCGCTGAACGCCGACAAGTCCCCGCTCAAGCGGTCCTACGACCGCCCTGACGCCCCGGACGCGGACACCGGGGCAACGCGGCGCGCCGCACCGGCCGCCGCGTGCGACACCGCCGACTTCACCAGCCGTACCGGCAGCGAACTCGTCAGCCGGATCAAGGCATCCAGCGTCGACTGTGTCAACACCCTGTTCGGTCTGACCGGCACCGACGCCTACCTGGCCTTCCGCGAAGCCCAGATGGCGACCGTCGCCTACGCGCTCAGGGACGGCTCCGCCGGCTACCCCGGCGACGAGAGCACCGGCATGCCGCAGCTCGTCCTCTTCCTCCGGGCCGGCTACTACGTGCAGTGGTACCACCCGGATGCCGTGGGCCAGTACGGCACCGGCCTCAGGACCGCGATCCGCTCCGGGCTCGACGCCTTCTTCGGCAGCCCCCGCTCGCGGGACGTCACCGACGCCAACGGCAGGACGCTGGCCGAGGCGGTCACCCTGATCGACAGTGCCCAGGAGAACGCCCGCTACCTCTACGTCGTCAAGCGGATGCTGGCGGACTACGACGCCACCTGGGACTCCTCCTGGTGGATGCTCAGCGCGGTCAACAACGTGTACACGGTGACCTTCCGTGGTCATCAGGCCCCCGGATTCGTCAACGCCGTCGAATCGGACCCGAGCGTCATCGACAGCCTCCACCGCTTCGCCGCCGATCACCTCGCCCTGCTGGGCACCAGCCGGTCTTACCTGACCTCCAACGCCGGGCGGGAACTGGGCCGATTCCTCCAGTACGCCAGTCTGCGAAGCAGGGTCCGTCCCCTGGCCACCGGCCTGCTGAACCAGAGCGCCGTGACCGGTCCCACCGCCCCGCTGTGGGTCGGTGTCGCGGAGATGGCCGATGAGTACGACAAGGCCAACTGCTCCTCCTACGGCACCTGCGACCTGAAGCAGCGGCTCACGGACGAGGTCCTGACGATCCGTCACACCTGTGGCCCCGGCATCCGTGTCCTCGCCCAGCAGATGACCTCCGCCGAACTGAGCGCCAGTTGCGCCAGCATGCTCCAGCAGGACGCCTACTTCCACCAGGCGGCCCGGGACGACGGACCCGTCGCCGACGACCACAACACCACCATCGAGGTCGTGGTGTTCGACTCCAGCACCGACTACCAGACGTACGCCGGCGCGATATACGACATCGACACGAACAACGGCGGCATGTACCTGGAAGGAGACCCGGCCGCCACGGGCAACACGCCCCGCTTCATCGCCTACGAGGCGGAGTGGCTGCGCCCGGAGTTCCACGTCTGGAACCTCAACCACGAGTACACCCACTACCTCGACGGCCGCTTCACGATGTACGGCGACTTCGCGGCCGGCCTCACCACCCCGACCATATGGTGGGTCGAAGGCTTCGCGGAGTACATCTCCTACTCCTACCGCGACGTCCCCTACACCGCGGCGATGGCCGAGGCGGGCAAGGGCACCTACGCCCTGAGCACCCTCTTCGACACCACCTACAGCCACGACACCACACGCGTCTACCGCTGGGGCTACCTCGCCGTCCGGTACATGCTGGAGCACCACCGCGCCGACATGGACAAGGTCCTCGGCTACTACCGTGCCGGCGACTGGAACGCGGCTCGCGCCCACCTCACCGGCACCATCGGCACACGCTACGACAGCGACTGGAGGACCTGGTTGACGGGCTGCGCGGCCGGAGACTGCGGCGGCACCCCGCCGGACAACCAGGCTCCCACCGCCGACTTCACCGTGGCGGTCAGGGAACTGACGGTCACCCTCACCGACCGCTCCACCGACACCGACGGCACCATCGCCACCCGGTCCTGGGCCTTCGGCGACGGCACCACCTCCACCCAGGCCGCCCCCACCAAGACCTACGCCGCCGCCGGCACCTACACCGTCACGCTGACGGTGACCGACGACAAGGGCGCCACGGCCACGGCCGGCCGCAGCGTCACGGTGGCCGACGGCGTCGCCGAGTGCGCCGGCACGGACAGCCGCGAACTCGGCAAGAACTGCCGCCGCAGCGGACTTTCCGCGACCACCGGGAACTACGCCTACCACTACCTCTACGTCCCGGCCGGCACCACCCGGCTGACGATCACCACCTCCGGCGGTACCGGCGACGCCGACCTCTACTACAGCGGCACGAACTGGGCCACCACCACCCACCACACCGCCAGGGCCACCGGCTCCGGCAACAACCACACCCTGACCGTCACCAACCCGCCCGCGGGATACCACTACGTCAGCCTCCACGCCGTGACCTCGTTCACCGGCGCCGGCGTCACCACCGCGTACTGA
- a CDS encoding DUF2254 domain-containing protein — protein sequence MNRAGRGPAGDAVRDSLRTQLWPLPALGVVLAVATGVTLPRLDARVQEDFPAWLADYLFGGGAGAARTSLDAIAGSLITVTALTFSLTVVTLQLASSQFSPRLLRTFTSDRFVQGTLAVFLATFTYALTVLRTVRTADAGQAEFVPRLSVTLAFVLALASVLTLVLFLSHLAREIRVETMLAGVHADAERTLRQLLPDTARREGAKAPPLPSVPGHALLLTVDSSGFLTGVDENVLLAAAVGADAVLLIDRQPGTSLIAGTPVGAAWPRTSTSFGPDTEAGLRRQFRRAISTGPERTGTQDIAFGLRQLADVAAKALSAGFNDPTTAIHALSHSSALLCDMAEREPGPRLLYDDHRLRVVLDRPDLGDLLDLALTQPCRYGATDAAVLDRLLTLLRELAWHASPSQHPPIAHQLARLRATVAAQDFHPGEHARLTALAGQVEQAMAGVWVPVTDSGR from the coding sequence ATGAATCGTGCGGGCAGGGGACCAGCGGGCGACGCGGTCCGTGACAGCCTGCGCACACAGCTCTGGCCGTTGCCGGCGCTGGGAGTCGTACTGGCAGTCGCCACCGGGGTGACCCTGCCGCGCCTGGACGCCCGCGTCCAGGAGGACTTTCCGGCATGGCTGGCCGACTACCTGTTCGGCGGCGGAGCGGGAGCGGCCCGTACCTCCCTGGACGCCATCGCCGGTTCGCTCATCACCGTCACCGCGCTCACGTTCTCCCTCACCGTCGTCACATTGCAGCTCGCCAGCAGCCAGTTCTCGCCCCGGCTTCTGCGTACCTTCACGTCCGACCGCTTCGTGCAGGGCACTCTGGCCGTGTTCCTCGCGACCTTCACCTACGCCCTCACCGTGCTCCGCACGGTCCGCACCGCCGACGCCGGCCAGGCCGAGTTCGTCCCCCGGCTCTCCGTGACCCTCGCTTTCGTACTCGCTCTCGCCAGCGTCCTCACCCTGGTGTTGTTCCTCTCCCATCTGGCCCGGGAGATTCGAGTCGAGACGATGCTGGCCGGCGTCCACGCCGACGCCGAACGGACCCTGCGTCAGCTCCTCCCCGACACGGCACGGCGTGAAGGCGCGAAAGCGCCGCCGCTGCCGTCCGTGCCCGGCCACGCGCTGCTCCTGACCGTCGACAGCTCAGGTTTCCTCACGGGCGTCGACGAGAACGTCCTCCTGGCGGCTGCCGTCGGTGCCGACGCGGTCCTGCTCATCGACCGTCAGCCGGGCACCTCCCTGATCGCGGGCACCCCCGTGGGAGCGGCCTGGCCACGCACCTCCACCTCCTTCGGGCCCGACACGGAGGCAGGGCTCCGGCGACAGTTCCGCCGAGCGATCTCCACCGGCCCGGAGCGCACCGGCACCCAGGACATCGCCTTCGGGCTGCGCCAGCTGGCCGACGTCGCCGCCAAAGCGCTCTCCGCCGGATTCAACGACCCCACCACCGCGATCCACGCGCTGTCGCACTCCAGCGCCCTGCTGTGCGACATGGCGGAACGCGAGCCGGGTCCACGCCTCCTGTACGACGACCACCGTCTCCGGGTCGTTCTCGACCGACCCGACCTGGGCGACCTCCTGGACCTCGCCCTCACCCAGCCGTGCCGCTACGGCGCCACGGACGCCGCTGTCCTCGACCGCCTCCTCACACTGCTGCGCGAACTCGCCTGGCACGCCTCCCCCTCCCAGCACCCGCCGATCGCGCACCAGCTCGCGCGCCTGCGCGCCACCGTCGCGGCACAGGATTTCCACCCCGGCGAGCACGCACGCCTCACCGCACTCGCCGGACAGGTCGAACAGGCCATGGCCGGGGTGTGGGTGCCCGTGACCGACAGCGGCAGATAG
- a CDS encoding HipA family kinase, with protein MLTEVTATRYVTPLREGGSLPGIVEADDLGTYVMKFTGAGQGRKTLVAEVICGQLARRLGLRVPELVLLQLDPVIGLSEPDQEVQELLKASGGLNLGMDYLPGSLGFDPLAYEVDPREAGRVVWFDALINNVDRSWRNPNLLVWHGDLWLIDHGATMIWHHNWRGAQASAAKPYDASDHVLAPFGPDIAAAAAELAPLVTPELLSEVAADVPDEWLVDEPGFATTDELRRAYVEALLPRAATIHERITLGPREERRTSRAPGWLTDHLGGWPHTAGQGRTGTDQGGAR; from the coding sequence ATGCTTACAGAAGTGACAGCGACCCGCTATGTCACGCCCCTGCGTGAGGGTGGCTCGCTCCCCGGGATCGTCGAGGCCGACGATCTCGGCACGTACGTCATGAAGTTCACCGGCGCCGGACAGGGCCGCAAGACCCTGGTCGCCGAGGTGATCTGCGGTCAACTCGCCCGGCGCCTGGGCCTGCGCGTACCCGAGCTGGTCCTCCTCCAGCTCGACCCGGTGATCGGACTCTCCGAGCCCGACCAGGAGGTGCAGGAGCTGCTCAAGGCCAGCGGCGGCCTCAATCTCGGGATGGACTACCTGCCCGGCTCGCTGGGATTCGACCCGCTGGCCTACGAGGTGGACCCCCGGGAGGCGGGGAGGGTCGTCTGGTTCGACGCGTTGATCAACAACGTCGACCGTTCCTGGCGCAACCCCAACCTGCTGGTCTGGCACGGCGACCTGTGGCTGATCGACCACGGTGCCACCATGATCTGGCACCACAACTGGCGGGGCGCCCAGGCGTCCGCGGCCAAGCCGTACGACGCCTCCGACCACGTCCTCGCCCCCTTCGGCCCGGACATCGCCGCCGCGGCGGCGGAACTGGCTCCCCTGGTCACCCCTGAACTGCTCAGCGAGGTCGCCGCCGATGTGCCCGACGAGTGGCTCGTCGACGAGCCGGGCTTCGCCACCACGGACGAACTGCGCCGCGCCTACGTGGAGGCGCTGCTCCCGAGGGCCGCAACGATCCACGAGCGGATCACCCTCGGTCCGCGCGAGGAGCGCCGGACCTCACGGGCCCCCGGCTGGCTGACCGATCACCTGGGCGGCTGGCCGCACACCGCCGGCCAGGGCCGGACCGGCACGGACCAGGGGGGTGCGCGGTGA
- a CDS encoding DUF3037 domain-containing protein: protein MNQRDVFEYALLRVVPRVERGEFINAGVVVYCRARSFVAARTHLDEAKLKALDAGADVTGVRAALRAVEGVCRGGDDAGQAARDDAGRRFRWLIAPRSTVVQPGPVHTGLTRDPEGEVERLLDLLVR from the coding sequence GTGAACCAGCGCGACGTCTTCGAGTACGCGCTGCTGCGCGTCGTCCCGCGCGTGGAGCGGGGGGAGTTCATCAACGCGGGCGTGGTGGTCTACTGCCGGGCCCGTTCCTTCGTGGCGGCCCGCACGCACCTGGACGAGGCCAAGCTGAAGGCGCTCGACGCCGGCGCCGACGTGACCGGCGTCCGGGCCGCGCTGCGCGCCGTCGAGGGGGTCTGCCGGGGTGGTGACGACGCCGGGCAGGCGGCTCGGGACGACGCCGGTCGGCGCTTCCGCTGGCTGATCGCCCCCCGGTCCACGGTCGTCCAGCCGGGCCCGGTGCACACCGGCCTGACCCGTGACCCGGAGGGCGAGGTCGAGCGGCTCCTCGATCTCCTGGTGCGTTGA
- the fabG gene encoding 3-oxoacyl-ACP reductase FabG, which yields MSTTEQRVAVVTGAARGIGAATAVRLAAEGRAVAVLDLDEAACKDTVAKITAAGGTALAVGCDVSDGAQVEAAVACVAAELGAPTILVNNAGVLRDNLLFKMSEADWDTVMNVHLKGAFLMAKAVQKHMVDAGFGRIVSLSSSSALGNRGQANYSAVKAGLQGFTKTLAKELGKFGVTANAVAPGFIVTEMTAQTAERVGMGFEEFQAAAASMIPVQRVGYPEDIANAIAFFTGDDAGFVSGQVMYVAGGPLN from the coding sequence ATGTCCACCACCGAGCAGCGCGTAGCCGTCGTCACCGGCGCGGCGCGGGGCATTGGCGCCGCGACCGCGGTACGACTGGCCGCGGAGGGCCGCGCCGTCGCCGTACTCGACCTCGACGAGGCGGCCTGCAAGGACACCGTCGCGAAGATCACGGCCGCGGGCGGCACCGCCCTCGCCGTCGGCTGCGACGTCTCCGACGGCGCCCAGGTGGAGGCGGCCGTCGCGTGCGTCGCCGCCGAGCTCGGCGCGCCGACCATCCTCGTCAACAACGCGGGTGTGCTCCGCGACAACCTGCTCTTCAAGATGAGCGAGGCCGACTGGGACACGGTCATGAACGTCCACCTCAAGGGCGCGTTCCTGATGGCCAAGGCCGTCCAGAAGCACATGGTGGACGCGGGCTTCGGCCGGATCGTCTCGCTGTCCTCCTCCTCGGCGCTGGGCAACCGTGGCCAGGCCAACTACTCGGCCGTCAAGGCGGGCCTCCAGGGCTTCACCAAGACTCTCGCCAAGGAGCTCGGCAAGTTCGGCGTCACGGCCAACGCCGTGGCACCCGGCTTCATCGTCACCGAGATGACCGCGCAGACCGCCGAGCGCGTCGGCATGGGCTTCGAGGAGTTCCAGGCCGCCGCCGCGTCCATGATCCCGGTACAGCGCGTCGGTTACCCCGAGGACATCGCGAACGCGATCGCCTTCTTCACCGGTGACGACGCGGGCTTCGTCTCCGGCCAGGTCATGTACGTGGCCGGCGGCCCGCTCAACTGA